A genomic region of Candidatus Marimicrobium litorale contains the following coding sequences:
- a CDS encoding MBL fold metallo-hydrolase → MKTLQLKGAIKKLLLLCLALFIAAAAWLYLNEESTRRLKQEAEIRTMDVIGKAAAKRLGGENAGVTHGSAVELIKRPIEIRGVTDNIHYATGVGNTVMITTGDGVVVFDTGLVIQSASQLRLLKETVSSGPVRYIILSHSHADHIGGTRFWAEENTQIVAHTQFEEEQRYLSELEPYQYGRNRILFPWMPSWEERPALKIMRYGGIQPTRTVDSWEVYSFDLGDTEFQVIGAPGAEGADNVVMWLPQQKVLIVGDFFGPQFPQFPNIFTMRGEKVRKPVEYIKSLNMLIELEPEVIIPGHLDPTVGAAQIRAGMERIRDAVQFVHDETIAGMNAGKSVEELMLEIQLPPHLELAQNHGRVDWAVRSIWDYYMGWFRFESTTELYPVPAREVYADLAATAGSESLLALSRNYLSRGEPVKALHIVEVVTASEPRNKTALSQRKEALQILLQRANEGTRNDYEIYWLKNQLDRTNHMKLEVFPGGNE, encoded by the coding sequence ATGAAAACTTTGCAGCTAAAAGGTGCTATAAAAAAACTTCTCCTGCTGTGCCTGGCGTTATTTATCGCCGCTGCAGCCTGGCTTTATCTTAATGAGGAATCCACGCGCCGTCTGAAGCAGGAAGCAGAGATTCGGACTATGGATGTCATCGGCAAGGCGGCAGCAAAACGACTTGGTGGAGAAAATGCAGGAGTAACTCACGGCAGTGCGGTGGAATTGATCAAGCGACCGATCGAAATTCGCGGGGTCACTGATAATATTCATTATGCGACTGGCGTCGGCAATACCGTCATGATCACTACCGGAGATGGCGTTGTGGTGTTTGATACAGGCTTGGTAATTCAATCAGCAAGCCAGTTGCGGCTACTTAAAGAAACGGTATCTTCCGGTCCTGTTCGCTACATTATTCTCAGCCATTCACATGCCGATCATATCGGAGGCACTCGCTTCTGGGCAGAGGAAAATACTCAGATAGTCGCACATACCCAATTCGAGGAGGAGCAACGTTACCTGTCGGAACTTGAGCCGTACCAGTACGGCCGCAACCGCATCTTGTTTCCATGGATGCCAAGCTGGGAAGAGCGGCCGGCGCTGAAGATCATGCGCTATGGCGGTATTCAGCCCACCCGAACGGTTGACAGCTGGGAGGTATACAGCTTTGACCTTGGCGATACCGAATTTCAAGTCATCGGCGCTCCCGGTGCCGAGGGTGCCGACAATGTTGTCATGTGGCTACCACAGCAAAAAGTACTGATCGTCGGTGATTTTTTTGGACCGCAGTTCCCACAGTTTCCCAATATTTTTACCATGCGAGGAGAGAAGGTTAGAAAGCCTGTCGAGTATATAAAATCGCTGAATATGCTCATCGAGCTAGAGCCCGAGGTCATTATACCGGGCCATCTCGACCCCACTGTAGGCGCGGCGCAGATTCGCGCTGGCATGGAGCGCATTCGTGACGCAGTACAGTTTGTACATGATGAGACAATCGCAGGCATGAATGCTGGCAAAAGCGTCGAAGAGCTAATGCTCGAGATTCAACTCCCACCTCATCTTGAGCTCGCACAGAATCATGGCAGAGTGGATTGGGCGGTGCGCAGCATCTGGGATTACTATATGGGCTGGTTCCGTTTTGAAAGCACAACAGAGCTCTATCCGGTGCCTGCCCGCGAGGTCTATGCGGACTTGGCCGCAACGGCCGGAAGTGAATCTCTGCTCGCTCTGTCACGTAATTATCTAAGCAGAGGCGAACCCGTAAAAGCACTTCATATCGTCGAGGTTGTCACCGCGTCCGAACCCCGCAATAAAACCGCGCTTTCACAGCGAAAAGAAGCATTGCAAATATTGCTACAAAGAGCGAACGAGGGAACGCGCAATGATTATGAAATTTACTGGCTGAAAAATCAGCTGGATAGAACGAACCACATGAAACTCGAGGTGTTCCCCGGAGGTAACGAGTGA
- a CDS encoding arylsulfatase B — MINRQKNVPFRIYASVALLTCILAHWTNEVLAAAERPNVVIIVADDLGWNDVGFHGGDIDTPSLDRLAAEGSELNRFYTTPICSPTRAALMTGRDPIRLGVAYGVIFPWDNNGIHPDEHFLPESFLRDGYQTAMVGKWHLGHAQMTYHPNNRGFEHFYGHLHTEVGFFPPFANQGGKDFQRNGVSINDEGYETFLLADEVSRYIRERDRARPFFVYMPFIAPHTPLDAPQELQDKYKDIDIDLAPARAKQTDDTRRISKLIGMDSARPMYAAVVDAMDQAIGQVLDTLDEEGITENTIVLFFSDNGGAAYSVGGADNAPLRGGKGETFEGGIRVVSIMRWPGHIPAGEQFTEIMTAMDVFPTLASATGVKPLNQRPFDGRNMWPAIAEGKPMPRSELIYFGSETPIYGHFNLTAFNDEWKLVQEIKQDQLETSITNYLFRIEEDPNEYNNLAQAHPKIVQRLSEKIHEWRALYPINGTRSQLVPPPGWRAPKDWASYPRSIDELQPSAAPGMAPSATTEAILDWQHGDRGRLIYDCKPRWWLGGFCQASD, encoded by the coding sequence GTGATTAACAGACAGAAAAACGTGCCGTTCAGAATCTATGCGAGCGTGGCACTGCTCACTTGCATACTTGCGCACTGGACAAACGAGGTTCTTGCTGCCGCCGAAAGGCCCAACGTAGTCATAATCGTAGCAGACGATCTTGGCTGGAACGACGTGGGTTTTCACGGCGGCGATATCGATACGCCCTCACTGGATCGACTAGCGGCAGAGGGCAGCGAATTAAATCGTTTTTATACCACGCCCATTTGCTCCCCGACACGCGCTGCCTTGATGACCGGGCGCGACCCTATCAGGCTAGGCGTTGCCTATGGCGTAATATTTCCATGGGACAATAACGGCATACACCCCGATGAGCATTTCCTGCCGGAATCATTTTTGCGGGATGGCTATCAGACCGCCATGGTGGGCAAATGGCATCTCGGCCATGCACAAATGACATACCATCCCAATAATCGCGGATTCGAGCATTTCTATGGTCACCTGCACACCGAGGTAGGTTTTTTTCCTCCCTTCGCTAATCAGGGCGGCAAAGACTTCCAGCGCAACGGCGTATCGATCAATGACGAAGGCTACGAGACGTTCCTCCTGGCCGACGAAGTATCGCGCTACATCCGCGAGCGCGATCGTGCTCGGCCTTTCTTTGTCTACATGCCCTTCATCGCTCCACACACACCGCTGGACGCGCCGCAGGAGCTGCAGGATAAATACAAAGACATCGATATTGACCTGGCACCCGCCCGCGCCAAGCAAACGGACGACACAAGGCGAATTTCAAAGCTGATCGGCATGGACAGCGCTCGACCTATGTACGCGGCCGTAGTGGACGCCATGGATCAGGCTATTGGGCAGGTACTGGATACCCTTGATGAGGAGGGAATCACCGAAAACACTATTGTTCTTTTCTTTAGTGATAACGGTGGTGCCGCTTACTCTGTGGGAGGCGCTGACAACGCGCCCCTGCGTGGCGGCAAGGGCGAGACATTCGAAGGCGGTATTCGCGTAGTATCCATTATGCGCTGGCCCGGTCATATCCCCGCAGGCGAACAGTTCACAGAGATCATGACGGCGATGGATGTCTTTCCGACACTGGCGAGTGCCACAGGAGTAAAGCCCCTCAATCAAAGACCATTTGATGGCCGAAATATGTGGCCTGCCATCGCTGAAGGCAAGCCAATGCCTCGCTCCGAGCTGATCTATTTTGGTTCTGAAACACCGATCTATGGCCACTTCAACCTCACCGCGTTCAACGACGAATGGAAGCTGGTTCAGGAAATAAAGCAGGATCAGCTGGAAACATCTATTACAAACTACCTGTTTAGAATTGAGGAAGACCCCAACGAGTACAACAATCTAGCGCAGGCACATCCGAAAATCGTACAACGCCTGTCTGAAAAAATTCACGAATGGCGGGCACTGTATCCGATCAACGGGACACGTAGCCAACTGGTGCCGCCACCTGGATGGCGAGCGCCGAAAGACTGGGCAAGTTATCCGAGGAGTATCGACGAACTGCAGCCAAGCGCAGCACCTGGCATGGCTCCAAGCGCGACAACTGAGGCAATTCTTGACTGGCAACACGGTGACCGTGGCCGATTGATTTACGACTGCAAACCCAGGTGGTGGTTGGGAGGCTTCTGTCAGGCCAGCGACTAA
- a CDS encoding crotonase/enoyl-CoA hydratase family protein: MTSPALHIEVEHHIAHVRLNRPEAHNAINGAIFEGLRDYARTIIEAPGDVRAIVLSGNGKSFCAGLDMGFLAEMMEGDLDDGREDVVDALEDVSNAGANRAQQVAWLWQEIPVPVIAAIHGAALGGGLNLALGADMRVIHPAAKLGFVEIDFGLLPDMSATQSLRRLVPLDRIKYLVMTGQKFSGEEAMAYGLATQLSASPVEDALKIAGQIVSHNPEAVRAAKSLLNESALVSVADGLALETQAMRGLLGTPNQLEAIAAHFEARKAKFV, encoded by the coding sequence ATGACCAGCCCAGCGCTGCATATTGAGGTGGAGCACCATATCGCGCATGTCAGGCTCAATCGTCCGGAGGCACACAATGCCATCAACGGCGCAATCTTCGAAGGGCTAAGAGACTATGCGCGAACAATAATTGAGGCACCCGGTGATGTGCGTGCCATTGTACTGTCAGGAAACGGTAAAAGTTTCTGCGCCGGACTCGATATGGGTTTCCTTGCCGAGATGATGGAAGGCGATCTGGATGATGGACGGGAAGATGTGGTAGACGCACTGGAGGATGTGAGCAACGCAGGAGCCAACCGAGCGCAGCAGGTAGCGTGGTTATGGCAGGAGATTCCGGTTCCCGTCATTGCTGCGATTCATGGCGCTGCACTGGGCGGGGGTTTGAATCTAGCCCTTGGCGCTGATATGCGCGTTATACATCCGGCTGCGAAACTCGGCTTTGTTGAAATAGATTTTGGTTTACTGCCGGATATGTCTGCGACACAGTCGCTGCGCCGGTTGGTTCCGCTTGACCGCATCAAATACCTCGTTATGACAGGCCAGAAATTTAGCGGGGAAGAAGCAATGGCTTACGGCCTTGCCACCCAGCTAAGCGCATCGCCTGTTGAGGATGCCCTGAAAATCGCCGGTCAGATTGTATCGCATAACCCGGAGGCGGTGCGCGCGGCCAAGTCACTGCTCAATGAGTCTGCGTTGGTGAGTGTCGCCGATGGGCTTGCACTGGAGACGCAGGCAATGCGTGGTCTGCTCGGAACGCCTAATCAATTGGAAGCGATTGCGGCCCACTTTGAGGCTCGAAAAGCAAAATTCGTATAG
- a CDS encoding TIGR03617 family F420-dependent LLM class oxidoreductase: MKIDASLMFDPVRNGAMAAELEALGFDGVYSFEGRHDPFMSLASTAATTNEMDLMTSVAIAFVRNPMSLAYLANDLQLMSNGRFILGLGTQVRAHVERRFSMPWSKPAARMRETVQAVRAIWGSWNSGERLAFEGEFYIHNLMPPTFSPGENPHGAPPIYVAGVGPLMTQVAAEVGDGYFVHPFHTEESFERLSRPALARGLEISGRASGDFTVSAQVVTAVGETEEALQQALFSARSQIAFYASTPAYRPVLEVHGWEDLQPELQAMSRDNQWLKMAGLINDEMLHAFAVTGSVEQVAEQLVARCAGRMDRISPVIYQPDTEQLGLMVSALKKALQ, translated from the coding sequence TTGAAGATTGATGCATCGTTGATGTTCGATCCAGTGCGCAATGGCGCTATGGCTGCTGAGTTGGAAGCCCTGGGTTTTGATGGTGTATACAGCTTCGAGGGACGCCACGATCCTTTTATGTCCCTTGCCAGTACCGCCGCCACAACGAACGAAATGGACTTGATGACTTCAGTCGCCATCGCTTTCGTTCGTAACCCCATGAGTCTCGCCTATCTCGCTAACGATTTACAATTGATGTCTAATGGACGTTTCATACTCGGGTTGGGGACACAGGTGAGGGCGCATGTTGAGCGGCGCTTCAGCATGCCCTGGTCGAAACCTGCAGCCCGCATGCGCGAAACCGTTCAGGCGGTACGTGCCATATGGGGCAGCTGGAATAGTGGTGAGCGTCTTGCTTTTGAGGGCGAATTCTATATCCATAACCTGATGCCGCCGACATTTAGTCCCGGCGAGAACCCTCACGGTGCGCCGCCGATCTATGTTGCCGGTGTCGGCCCCCTAATGACACAAGTGGCAGCTGAAGTCGGTGACGGCTACTTTGTGCATCCATTTCATACGGAGGAGTCATTCGAGCGCCTGTCAAGGCCAGCCCTTGCGCGTGGCCTGGAAATATCGGGGCGGGCGTCTGGCGATTTTACCGTGTCTGCGCAGGTTGTAACCGCCGTCGGAGAGACTGAGGAGGCGCTCCAGCAGGCTCTTTTTTCGGCGCGTAGCCAGATCGCGTTTTATGCCTCTACGCCCGCCTACAGGCCTGTACTGGAAGTGCATGGCTGGGAAGACTTGCAGCCCGAGCTACAGGCTATGTCTCGAGACAACCAGTGGCTGAAAATGGCGGGATTGATCAACGATGAGATGCTACATGCCTTCGCGGTGACTGGTTCGGTTGAGCAGGTCGCAGAGCAGCTTGTGGCTCGCTGTGCCGGACGCATGGATCGTATCAGTCCGGTCATCTATCAGCCTGATACCGAACAACTGGGGCTTATGGTGAGCGCTCTGAAGAAGGCTTTGCAATAA